The following coding sequences lie in one Epinephelus lanceolatus isolate andai-2023 chromosome 24, ASM4190304v1, whole genome shotgun sequence genomic window:
- the LOC117249834 gene encoding L-rhamnose-binding lectin CSL1-like, translating into MLSTRLTIIAFLAAAWFWTSEGKIYYDVACPGVNSELRCPQGRLIEVLSMQYGKKSSVDCAARSQPATSVRAQCIHWRMIGWVKSICDNLQRCRLPKPNVQMFICNKDKDNFIQYKYKCNIKSPDVKTAVFCEGQKALIECPRGRLNILHSTFGRFDEYICTDRASTMTFCSSPQAGVIKKDCDGYRICKFLSNSGYLGKPAFCDDLPKYTTVDYVCQ; encoded by the exons ATGCTGTCCACAAGACTGACAATCATCGCCT TCCTGGCTGCAGCTTGGTTTTGGACATCTGAAG GAAAAATCTACTATGATGTGGCATGTCCCGGTGTCAACAGTGAGCTGCGTTGCC CTCAAGGACGATTGATTGAAGTGCTATCCATGCAATATGGTAAGAAGAGTTCTGTTGACTGCGCTGCCAGAAGCCAGCCTGCCACGAGTGTGAGGGCGCAGTGCATACACTGGAGGATGATTGGATGGGTCAAGAGCAT CTGTGACAACTTGCAACGCTGCCGACTGCCCAAGCCCAATGTTCAGATGTTTATATgcaataaagataaagataactTCATTCAGTACAAGTACAAGTGTAACATCAAAAGTCCTG ATGTGAAAACGGCTGTTTTCTGTGAAGGACAAAAAGCGCTCATTGAGTGTC CAAGAGGACGCCTCAACATTTTGCATTCCACTTTTGGACGTTTCGACGAGTACATCTGCACGGACAGGGCTTCAACAATGACCTTCTGTTCAAGTCCCCAAGCTGGAGTCATTAAAAAAGA CTGTGATGGCTATAGAATTTGCAAATTTCTCTCCAACTCTGGATACCTGGGAAAACCTGCTTTCTGTGATGATCTTCCCAAGTACACCACTGTGGATTATGTTTGTCAGTGA